The DNA window GGATCAGGAAAGCACAACGCTTGCGCCAGGACAGAGCGGCCAGCTCGCCGTCCAGGTGCACGAACCACGCGGAGGCGTCGTCGCCTTCGCGTTCGACTTTCAATGAATGCGACAGATTTGGAAGTTGGGTGATGCGCGTGGGGCGACCACGCGCTAGACTCCCTCCCCCGCCGCGTTCCGCCACAAGCGTCGATCGCTGGCCGGGCCTCCACTCCGCTGCATCCAGATCCCGGGGACGCCTTGAACGCCGCTTCGACCCGCCAGGACTCCAGTCGTGGCACGCCCAAGTCGCCGTTGCGCGAACACGTTGCACAGTCGGTGCGTCGTTACCTGCGCGACCTCAATGGCTGCGATGCAGACGATGTCTACGAGATCGTCCTGCGCGAGATGGAAATCCCGCTGTTCGTCGAAGTGCTCAATCACTGCGAAGGCAACCAGAGCCGCGCCGCCGCGCTGCTGGGCATCCACCGCGCCACTCTGCGCAAGAAGCTCAAGGACTACGGCCTGGCGTGAAGCCCTGTCGCAATGCCCCTGGGCATTGCGCATCGGCCGCTATGCGCCGCCTGCCACCAGCACCAACGCCATCACCAGGCACAACGCCTGCAGGCAGGTACAGGCCATCTGCCAGGACAGCCAGCGCTTGAGACGCGGCCAGGGCGCCACCAGCAACGGCAAGGGCTCAGGCGTCCCGCCGACCTCGGCCAGCATCAGGTCCACCGACAGCGCCACGTCATCCACCGCGTCATGCGCCTGGATGGCTTCGCGAAACAAGGCACCGGCCACGTCGGTCCCGAACTGCACTCCCAGCGCGCATCCGAACTGCATCAGCCCGAGCGCGGCGCTGAACACCAGTGCCCAGCCCACCGCCCCCGACAAGGGGGCCACGCCGGCCAGCGACGGCAACAGCAGCGCCGCGGCGGCCAGGGCCAGCAGCAGCGCCGACAGCGAGCGCAACGGTGCGGACAAGCGCAGCCAGGCCAGCATGACCTGGGGAGAGGCGGCAGGCGCTGGCGCGGACGCCAGCACGGCAAGCGATTGACTCGCCGGCCGGGGCGATGGCGCGCCCTGAGACGAGGCCCCCTGGATCCGGTCGGCGCTGTGCTTGTTGAGTCCTGGCATCGCATTCCCCCTGGCAGCGGGCCGGTCGGCCGCCACTCCGCGCGAGCCTAGCGCTTCGCGCGCAAAAAGCCATGGCGCGGTGCGCGTCGCGTGCCCTGCGTCTCATTCCCGCCATGGCGGGGCCTGCGCCACCGCGCCGGGCCCGGCTCGCTCGGGCCTTACACTATGCGGCCGCTCCGTCACCCTCCGCTCCCATGTCTTCCGATTTCCTGCCCGTGCGCCGGGCCCTGTTGTCCGTCTCCGACAAGACCGGCCTGGTCGCGTTGGCCAAGGCCCTGGCCGCCCGCAACATCGAACTGCTCTCCACTGGCGGCACCGCCAAGGCGATCCGCGAG is part of the Pseudoxanthomonas sp. JBR18 genome and encodes:
- the fis gene encoding DNA-binding transcriptional regulator Fis; protein product: MNAASTRQDSSRGTPKSPLREHVAQSVRRYLRDLNGCDADDVYEIVLREMEIPLFVEVLNHCEGNQSRAAALLGIHRATLRKKLKDYGLA